A section of the Castanea sativa cultivar Marrone di Chiusa Pesio chromosome 12, ASM4071231v1 genome encodes:
- the LOC142620576 gene encoding uncharacterized protein LOC142620576: MDKGLPLLPSSQLSARSDAKSEFFNLCLIQTRDDVEADLLTIGILPSYTRWFRHGEERHFQTCDSLDSDDESDGDGLSEMVEDYCAAFNAASNVVGDSSGDGTPEEPNDDAANFFLKLGDNEQKLFQDCKYTKLSFIVKLLHIKCLSGWTNKSFTLLLQLLNDALSKVIVELPNSLYEAKKMIRDLGLDYVKIDACERNSDSKAWKNFDEIHESFSSKKRNVRLGLASDGFNPYGNMSTTHSTWPIVLVPYNLPPWMCMKQSYFMLALLIPGPKGPGIKIDIYLQPLIDELNKLWEVGVTTFDSSRNQNFNMRAVVLWTINDFPAYRILSGWNTMGALACPSCHNETSSSYLQNGRKFCFMGHRRFLPIKHRWRLESKKFDGKKEIGLSPKQLSGDDVLSQLCDLEFLIFRNGAKKRKHDELNEKDNWLKKSIFFKLPYWRTLLLRNNLDVMHIEKNVCDSIIGTLMSTKKKTKDNLNSRLDLKAMGIREELHPISCGEYLKLPSACYTLSVDEQRDFCGFLKEVKFPDGYSSNIARCVNLKDRKISGLKSHDCHILLETLLPLAIDGLLPEEVSTKVSKPLIVLSNFFKALCSKVLSVDDLEKMESQISIALCQLEMIFPPSFFDVMMHLPIHLAGEAMIAGPVQYRWMYPIERYLQTLKNYVRNPAYPEGSIAEGYLIDEYLTFCSRYFHGIETRFNRVERNWDGNRLQPYEGLPIFSPSGRALGRGYVSRQLSQEEWMQAHLYVLKNCDEVLPYIEEHKYMIQQASVKNVENRHKKQFREWFESHITQLYDERKVSKQLFDLARGPLEKAVCYNGYIVNGFRFRKNEVDCSRRTQSYGVLVKGDASTGNRDYYGVLIDIIELHYMGGNKIAMFKCEWRDVDHCGRGIMVDKYGRTLVNVTRSLKSNEPFVLACQAEQVFYVKSIRNPQWHFVIKTEPRNYYNMPSPKEENDDDEEDDDQEPYQQNDSHGHQMGFTSTDDQDDAIISLDRVDIPSRLVDMDDVDMNDVDMN, from the exons ATGGACAAGG GTCTTCCATTGTTACCTTCTTCTCAGCTCTCAGCTCGATCGGACGCCAAATCTGAGTTTTTCAATCTGTGTCTAAttcag ACTAGAGATGATGTTGAGGCTGATTTGCTTACTATTGGTATTCTCCCAAGTTATACTCGTTGGTTTAGACATGGTGAGGAGAGACATTTTCAAACATGTGATAGTTTAGATAGTGATGATGAGTCAGATGGGGATGGCTTGAGTGAGATGGTAGAAGATTATTGTGCAGCCTTTAATGCAGCCAGTAATGTAGTTGGAGATTCGAGTGGCGATGGTACTCCTGAAGAGCCTAATGATGATGCAGCTAACTTTTTTCTAAAACTAGGGGATAACGAGCAGAAACTTTTTCAAGATTGTAAGTATACAAAACTGTCTTTCATTGTGAAGTTACTTCATATTAAATGCCTTAGTGGTTGGACAAACAAATCGTTTACTCTATTGCTTCAATTGTTGAATGATGCGCTTTCTAAAGTTATTGTAGAGTTGCCAAATTCATTATATGAGGCAAAGAAGATGATTCGGGATTTGGGTCTTGATTATGTGAAGATAGATGCTTGTGAAAGAAATT CTGACTCTAAGGCATGGAAAAATTTTGATGAGATACACGAGTCATTTTCTTCTAAGAAGCGTAATGTTAGGTTGGGTTTAGCAAGTGATGGGTTTAATCCATATGGAAACATGAGCACCACTCATAGCACATGGCCCATTGTCCTTGTTCCGTATAATTTACCACCGTGGATGTGTATGAAGCAATCTTATTTTATGCTAGCATTGCTCATTCCAGGACCGAAAGGTCCGGgaattaaaattgatatttatttgCAACCATTAATTGATGAGCTGAACAAATTATGGGAAGTTGGTGTTACTACTTTTGACTCCTCtagaaatcaaaatttcaatatgCGTGCAGTAGTTTTATGGACAATTAATGACTTCCCAGCATATAGGATTCTTTCTGGTTGGAATACAATGGGTGCTTTGGCATGTCCTTCTTGTCATAATGAAACAAGTTCTTCCTATTTGCAAAATGGAAGAAAGTTTTGTTTCATGGGGCATCGACGCTTCTTGCCAATCAAGCATAGATGGAGATTGGAATCTAAGAAATTTGATGGTAAGAAAGAGATTGGTTTATCCCCTAAACAACTATCTGGAGATGATGTGCTTAGTCAATTATGTGATCTTGAATTCTTGATATTTAGGAACGGTGCGAAGAAGAGAAAACATGATGAGTTAAATGAAAAAGATAATTGGTTGAAGAagagtatatttttcaaattaccATATTGGAGAACTTTATTATTGAGAAATAATTTAGATGTTATGCACATTGAGAAGAATGTGTGTGATAGTATAATCGGGACATTGATGAGtactaagaaaaaaacaaaagataacttGAATTCTCGTCTTGATCTAAAAGCCATGGGCATTAGGGAGGAACTACATCCAATATCGTGTGGGGAATATTTAAAGCTCCCATCTGCATGTTATACTTTATCTGTCGACGAGCAAAGAGATTTTTGTGGATTCTTAAAGGAGGTAAAGTTTCCTGATGGTTATTCCTCAAACATTGCTAGATGTGTGAATCTAAAAGACCGGAAGATATCTGGACTTAAGAGCCATGATTGCCATATCTTATTAGAGACCTTACTTCCTTTAGCAATTGATGGATTGCTGCCAGAAGAAGTGTCTACAAAAGTGTCTAAACCACTAATTGTGCTGAGTAATTTCTTTAAAGCACTTTGCTCAAAGGTGCTAAGTGTGGATGACTTGGAGAAAATGGAATCTCAAATTTCAATAGCACTTTGTCAGTTGGAAATGATATTCCCACCATCAttttttgatgttatgatgcaTTTACCTATTCACCTAGCTGGTGAAGCTATGATTGCTGGACCTGTCCAATATAGGTGGATGTACCCGATAGAAAGATACTTGCAAACACTAAAGAATTATGTTCGTAATCCTGCCTATCCAGAGGGTTCTATTGCAGAAGGGTATTTGATAGATGAATACTTGACATTTTGCTCAAGATACTTTCATGGTATTGAGACTCGATTTAATCGAGTTGAACGAAATTGGGATGGAAATCGTTTACAGCCATATGAAGGATTGCCCATTTTTTCTCCAAGTGGTCGTGCTTTAGGTAGGGGATATGTCTCACGTCAACTTAGTCAAGAAGAGTGGATGCAAGCACATTTATATGTCTTGAAAAACTGCGATGAAGTGCTCCCATATATTGA GGAGCACAAGTACATGATTCAACAAGCAAGTGTTAAGAATGTAGAGAATCGACATAAAAAACAGTTTCGAGAGTGGTTTGAAAGTCAC ATTACTCAATTATATGATGAAAGGAAAGTGAGCAAGCAACTCTTTGATTTGGCTCGTGGACCATTAGAAAAAGCTGTATGTTATAATGGGTATATTGTCAATGGTTTTAGATTTCGAAAAAATGAAGTCGATTGTAGCAGAAGAACTCAAAGTTATGGAGTCTTGGTAAAAGGAGATGCAAGTACCGGCAATCGTGATTATTATGGTGTTTTAATTGATATCATTGAGTTACACTACATGGGAGGCAATAAGATTGCAATGTTTAAATGTGAATGGAGGGATGTTGACCATTGTGGTAGAGGAATTATGGTTGACAAGTATGGCCGAACTCTTGTGAATGTAACACGTTCATTAAAGAGTAATGAACCTTTCGTATTAGCATGCCAAGCCGAGCAAGTATTTTATGTGAAAAGCATAAGGAATCCTCAGTGGcattttgttataaaaacaGAACCTCGAAATTATTACAATATGCCATCTCCAAAGGAggaaaatgatgatgatgaagaagatgatgatcaAGAGCCATACCAACAGAATGATTCACATGGGCATCAAATGGGTTTCACAAGTACTGATGATCAAGATGATGCTATTATTTCATTAGATAGGGTGGACATACCTAGCAGACTTGTGGATATGGATGATGTTGATATGAATGATGTTGATATGAATTAA
- the LOC142620575 gene encoding uncharacterized protein LOC142620575 has translation MANEGSKGGVGTSGANGSRNNLTHQGKKKGRGPTRNLKLAKEFKGGERYEIGWLNGRPVGPHSRDLINECTTLVRAQQNVPLKFTDWKKVPYINKRKLFDKVLEYFKVEGREQEVWRQMGSSYSNYRDSLKKKWFKPYGEAIEEARANVPPGLEKDDWNCLVDLWSQKYYMDPFVQQC, from the exons ATGGCAAACGAAGGTAGCAAAGGAGGAGTTGGCACAAGTGGTGCTAATGGAAGTAGAAATAATCTGACTCATCAAG GGAAGAAGAAAGGGCGTGGGCCTACTCGGAATCTTAAACTGGCCAAAGAGTTCAAGGGAGGGGAAAGATATGAGATTGGTTGGTTGAATGGAAGACCTGTAGGGCCTCATTCTCGTgatttaataaatgaatgtaCAACACTTGTTAGGGCACAACAAAATGTACCTCTAAAGTTCACAGATTGGAAAAAAGTACCATACATCAACAAGAGGAAGCTTTTTGATAAAGTATTG GAGTATTTCAAAGTTGAGGGTCGAGAGCAAGAGGTTTGGCGACAAATGGGTAGCTCTTACTCAAATTATCGTGactccctaaaaaaaaagtggtttaaGCCATATGGTGAAGCAATTGAAGAGGCACGAGCAAATGTTCCACCCGGACTCGAGAAGGATGATTGGAATTGTCTCGTGGATTTGTGGAGCCAGAAATATTATATG GATCCTTTTGTTCAACAGTGTTAA